The sequence below is a genomic window from Thalassomonas haliotis.
ATTATTGATATGTCCCTGGTGATCGGAGATGACCTTCCTGGCTGCCCGGTATAAGGTGGTCAGTTCTTCACTTATTTCGATATTGCTGGCGGCATATAGCGGCCCGGGGGTAACAAAGATTAATAGCGGTAGGCATAGCAGGATCCTGGCAATAAGGGCATTCATCATCTCTCTCCATAAGATAAGTTTAAAGAGTAAAAGCTATTATATAATGAGTGGTTTTGTTACTTAGGTATCCGAATAATTCGGTACTCATAAATGTGGTAAATAATGCACTTTCTGTCAAACTTTGAGTGAAAAATAAATGAGCTGTGCCTGCCCTTTGAAAGCCAGGCGGCTAATATTAAGATCACTGCAGTTCAGAGGCATTAATGCCGGACGGATAGAAAAATACCCGGGATGCTTTCATTGCCCTTGCCGGCTAAATCCGGTATGCTGCACCGCCGCTGAGCCGGCAGTAATAACAAAGCCAACGCAACAAGAGACATATCTATGAGTTTTTCCTCACTGGGCTTATCAGACCCTATCCTTAAAGCAGTCACGGAACAAGGTTATGAGACGCCGTCTCCGATACAGCAACAGGCGATCCCTGCGGTTATCCAGGGCAAAGACGTTATGGCCGCGGCACAAACCGGTACCGGTAAAACGGCGGGATTCACCTTACCTTTGCTGCAAAGGTTAAGTAAAGGGGAGCAGGCCAAGGCCAATAATGTCCGCGCCCTGGTGTTAACTCCTACGCGGGAGTTGGCAGCCCAGGTCAGCGACAGCATCAGCACTTATGGCAAGTACCTGCCGCTGCGCTCAACCGTGGTTTTTGGCGGGGTGAAAATAAATCCGCAAATGATGCGGCTGCGCCAGGGGGTTGATATCCTGGTGGCAACCCCGGGGCGTTTACTGGATTTGTACAACCAAAATGCCGTTCGTTTCAGTCAGCTGGAAGTGTTGATTTTAGACGAAGCCGACCGCATGCTGGATATGGGGTTTATCCGGGATATTAAAAAAATACTGGCTTTATTGCCTAAGCAAAGACAGAATCTGTTGTTTTCTGCGACTTTTTCCGAGGAAATCCGTGACTTGGCCAAAGGCCTGGTACATAACCCGGTAGAAATTTCCGTTACCCCGCGCAATACCACCGCAGAAAAAATTACGCAATGGGTTTCTGCGGTAGATAAAAAGCGTAAGCCGGCCTTGCTGACCCATTTAATTAAAGAAAATCAATGGCAACAGGTACTGGTGTTTACCAAAACCAAACACGGTGCCAATAAGTTAACCCGGCATTTAGAAGCCGAAGGCATTAAAGCGGCGGCTATCCACGGCAATAAGAGCCAGGGAGCAAGAACAAAAGCGCTGGCGGCTTTTAAAGATAAGAGTATCGAGGTACTGGTGGCCACAGATATTGCTGCCCGCGGCATAGACATAGACTTATTGCCCCAGGTGGTTAATTTTGAATTGCCCAATGTCCCGGAAGACTATGTGCACCGCATTGGCCGTACCGGCCGTGCGGGCAGCAGCGGGCAGGCGGTGTCCCTGGTGTGTGCCGACGAGCACAAGCTATTATGCGATATTGAACGCCTGATCCAGCAAATCATTCCCCGCAAGGTGATTGACGGTTATGTGCCGGTCAATGAACTGCCGGAATCCCGGGCGCTGCGTCCCAATAAACCAAAAAAACCGAAAAAGCCGAAAAAGCCTAAGGTTGAACATAAGGACGGACAAAGATCCGGTGAAAATGCCCGCGGCCATAAACCGGCTTCCGGCAGGCATGGCGATAACAATGCCGCAAACAGAAGATCTTCAGGCAATAAACGCCCGGAAAATAAGGGTAACAGCAATAAGGCCGGCGGTAACCGGCGCAAACCGGTTTAATTGCTGATAAGAGCCAGATTCAGCCTAAGCGGCGCTTTGTCAGGCGGGAATTGTGATACAAGCCCGTCTGGCTGTGGCTGCTAAATTAAGGGATAAGCCGGCATTGAGGGAAAAGCCCGCTAAGTTAATGTCAACTTGCCGATAAATAACCTAAATTTTTCAGATATTCTTCATTAAAGGTATCAACCACATCCCCGATCACGATTAAGGTCGGTGGCCTGATATTATGGGCGGCCACCAGTTTATTCAGCTGGCTGAGCTCTCCCCGGATCACTTGTTGATCCGCCTGGGTGCCTTTTCTGATCAGGGCAGCAGGGGTTGACGGCGCCCGGCCGGCGTTAACCAGCTTATCGGCGATAATATCCAGGCTTTTAACCCCCATATAAAATACCAGGGTCTGTTTGGCATCATTAAGAATTTGCCAGGGCAAATCCAGCTCGCCGCTTTGTTGTAAATGGCCGGTAATAAAGGTACAGCTTTGGGCAACCTGGCGATGGGTTAACGGGATACCGACATAGCTGGTACAGGCAGAAGCTGCGGTAAGCCCGGGAACGACATGTACCGCAACCTTATGTTCAAGCAGGTATAGGGCTTCTTCGCCGCCGCGGCCAAAGACAAACGGATCTCCCCCTTTGAGGCGGACGACTCTCTTCCCCCGGCGGGCATGTTTCACCAGCAAATCATTGATGCCTTCCTGAGGCACCCGGTGATCCGCCTGTTTTTTACCGACATAAACTTTTTCGCATGGGCGGGGCAGCAGGGCCATAATGGCTTCACTGACCAGGCGATCATAAATAACCACTTCCGCCTGCTGGATAAAACGGTATGCCTGCAGGGTAAGCAGATCGGGATCTCCTGGGCCTGCACCCACTAAGGCGACTTCTCCGGCTAAAAAGGGCTGTTTATCGGGATTTAAGCTGTTGATCATCGTTGCTCCGGCGCAGGTCAGACATTTTCAAGGGGAAAATGCTACTTCTGGCGCTATTCTAGCGCGTTTTATGTATAACATACTAGTTAACTATTTCGATTTGTTATTCTAAATGGTTATATGTGGTGGTGGCTATAAGCGCGTTAGCGGCTATAGGATAAAAGCCCGGTCCAGCAGCTGAGCCGGGGAGGGATTATGAGGTTTATCCGGGATCTTTAATGCCAACTTCGGTGAGTTGGCCGTATTTTGCTATTTTATCCCGGATCTTGTCGGCTTTGCCTATGACAACAAATTGCAGGTTTTCCCGTGGAAAATACTTGTTTATTAACTGCCTGGCTTTATCCACAGTTAAAGAGTCCACTTGCTGTTCGAAGTTGTTGATATAGCTTTGGTCAAATCCGTATCCGTACATCTTAACCAGTAAATTTGCCAACTGGCTTGAGGTCTCGAACCTGGGGGGAAACTGGCCTTTAACATAAGCCTTGGCAGAGGCCAGGGTCTTTTCATCTATGCCTTGTTGCCATAACCTGTGATAGGTTTTTAAGGCGAGATCTATGGCAGCCACCGTTGTTTCTGTTTTAGTGAAGGTGAAAATTGAAAAGGTACCGTCCCTGCTGTAGGAAGTAAAATCGCTGCCGGCGCCATAGGTCAGGCCGGCATTAACCCTTAATTCATCATTGAGCCAGGATGTAAAACGTCCGCCGAGTATGGTATTGACCACGGAAATTCCTACCAGGTCGGGGTTGCTGCGCCTGATGCCCCGACCGCCGATTAAGAAGGTACTTTCAATGGCATCTTCCTTATTGACCAGCAAAACTTTTGCTGCTTTTACCGGTTTTATCTCGGTTTTTGGGGTTGCGGCCAGGGGGGAATGGTTCTGCCAGGAGGAGAATAAGTCGGTGAGCTGTTTTTTCATCTCTTTGGTTGAAAAATCACCGACAGCAACAAGGGCGGCATTTTTCGGCTGATACCACTGGTGATGATAGGCTTTGATATCCGCCAGGGTGATGGCGGCAATGCTTGCCTCCCGACCCATGGCGTTGGCGCCGTAACCTGAGGGACCAAACAGCAGTTGATTGAAATAATTGTCTATTACAGACTTAGGGCTTTCTTTATTTTGCTCTATTTCCAGTAAATGGCGTTTTTTGAAATGGTTAAATTCACCGGCATCAAATTTCGGCTTTATTGCCAGATCCCGCAAAATGGGCAAGACCAGCTCTTTGTCTTTTGCGGCAAAAGACGCCCCCAGTTGGGAAAATTCCAGGTTACTGGTGTTGTATAAATCTGCGCCGATAAAGTCCAGTTTGCTTTCCAGCTGGTTTTTGTTCAGGTTTTGGCTGCCCATGGCAAGGTTTTTTATCGTTAACCGGCTTAATCCCGCCTGTTGGCCGTCATTTACCGCACCTGTTTTCACCACCAGGCTGATATCAATCAAGGGGACTTCATGCTGGCTCATCAGGTATAGGGTCAAGCCATTGCCTAAGATGATTTTTTCATATTCTGGCAACTGGTAGGCGGCAAAAAGCTTGCTGCTGCCAAGCATTAGCAGTAAAGTTAGCAACGTGTTGATTTTAATCATTAAAATGCTCCTGTTCCGGCACCGGCGCTGAGCTGGAAAGTGAAAGTTGTAAACGGCATTAAGGAATTAGATATCATCTGCAAGGCAGTCCTTTTGTGAAGATAAAATACCGACGGTACGGTTGGCTTTTACCAGGTAAGTCTTCGCAACCCGCTGGATATCCTCAGCCGTTACCTGGTTATACTCTTGCGGCGCAGAAAACAGCTTGCGGTAATCCCCGAAATAAAGCTCATAACTTCCTATGCTGTCAGACTTACCGTCTATGGTGGACATAGTGCGGTAGAAGTCCACCAGCTTGCGGTTTTTGACCTTCTGCAATTCCCGGTTATTTATCCCGTGGCGTATGATGTCGTTGACCTCTTTGATCATGGCTTTTTCCAAGGTTGCCACGTCAATATCTTTGGCGGCGACACCGTAAAGGTAGAATAAATTGGCATCCAGGCTTTTGGGAAAATAGGTGAATACATCGCTGGCGAATTGCTGTTCGTTAACCAGGGCATGGTATAAACGTGAGCTTTTGCCGGTAGCAAGAATATCGCTAAGAATATCTAAGGCATAAAAATCCCGGTGCCTGCTGTTTGGGACATGGTAGGCCAGCATGATGTTGTCTGTGGTGACCGAGGCCTTTTCGGCATAAACCCGCCGCTCTCCCGTTTGTTTTGGCTCTGTGGTATGAATTTCTTTCGGGGCCGGTTGCGCAGGGATCGCGGCAAAATATTTCTTGGCCAGGGCTTTGACTTCATTGACGTCAACATCGCCGGAAATAACCACGACGGCATTATTCGGGGCATAATAGGTTTTATAGTATTGTTTCAGATCGGCTATGCTCCAGTTTTCAATGTCTGATGCATGGCCGATAACCGGCCAGCTATAAGGATGCGCCCGAAAGGCAGCGCCTTTGACCTCTTGCCACAGGGTGTCAAAATTGGAATTTTCCAGCCCTGTGGTGCGCTCTGAACTCACCACGGAGCGCTCACTTTCGACCATGGCCTGATCAATGGCGAGATCCGCGATACGGTCGGCTTCCAGGGCAAATATAGTTTCCATCGCCTGGGTCGGGAACCAGTTGCTATACACAGTTAAATTTTCCGTGGTATATGCATTGTTGCTGCCGCCGGCGGCTTCCATGGTGCGGTCAAACATTTTCGGACCATATTTTTTGGCGCCATTGAACATCATATGCTCAAAAAAGTGCGATAAGCCGGTAATGCCCGGATATTCGTTACGTGAGCCCACTCTCCAAAACAGGTACATATTGGCATTGGGAATAGAATTATCTGGCAACACCATGATCTTCATGCCATTTTTCAGGGTGAATGTTTTTATATCTTCTGCGGTTGTTGCCGCCTGCGTACCAGATGTAAGCAGGGTTATGGTCAACAGGATCCCTTTTAAAAACGGCTTCATGCCCGACTCCTTGGTGGTTAACTTGTGTGATGGATTAAAAACGGCAAATTTTGCTTAGCACAGTCATGAGCCGGCAAGGGATAAGGCGTTTGGGGTAATTGTAAACCTTAACCTTGGGCATTGTAAAAAAATTGTAATGTCTTGGTTTTTAATAGGCTTTTTTATTGGCAAGATATGCCGCTTAATCCGGGTTAGCGCCAGGCGGCAGAGCTGTCTGTAGCGGTTTGAGTGGCCTGCTGTTTTTACCCAACTGTAATAAACTGGGTAAAAACAGCAGGGTAAACAGGGTGCTGATGCTCATGCCGCCGACGATAACGGCGGCAATACCGCGATAGAGCTCAGCACCGGCGCCGGGGATCAGCAATAGCGGCAACATGCCGCAAATACTGGTTAGGGTACTCATTAATATCGGGCGCAGTCTCAAGCGTACCGCCTGTTCCACCGCCCGGTGACGGCTCAGGCCCTCTTCTTCGCCGCTGCGGGTTTGATAGACCAGTAAAATGGCATTATTGACCACCAGGCCGAGCAAGATCACAAAACCTATCATGGTCAATAAGTCCAGCGGCTGGAAGATCACTAAGTTGGTTAGCTGTAACAAGCCCAGGCCGCCGACGGTGGCCAGTGGTATGGTCAGCACCACAAGTAAGCTGTCCTTGAAAGATTTAAATAATGCGGACATTAATAAATAAAGAATGACGAGTGCCAGGACAAAACTCTGGCTCATATTCGCCAGGGCTTCGGTGAGGGCTTCGGCGCTGCCGCGAAAAGCAATCGCGCCATTGTCGGTAAGGCGGGTCAGTATTGCCGGCTCTGCCTGGCTTTTAAGTCTGGCAATGGCTTCTTCCAGGCTTAAATCGGCCGGTGGCGTGACTTGCAAGGTAATGGTACGCTTTCGGTTGATGCGCCGGATAGAGCTTGGCCCGGCGGTACGCTTGAGTTCAACCAGTTCCCCCACGGGTTGTATGCCCGCTTGTGGCGTGAATAAAGGCAGTGCGGCCAACTCTTCCGGCGTTTGCCATTGCTGTGAGCGTAAAAATACATTTAAGCGCTTTTGGCCGTTAAAAAAGTCTCCGACATACAGGCCGGTGCCCAGGGCGCGTGAAATCGCCGATACCTGTTGGCGGGTCCAACCGGCTTCTGCCACTCTGCGCTCATCGGGGAGCAGGCGAAGTTCCGGCTCTGCCAGGGTTAAACCCGGCACCGGCCTGATTTGCGCCCCGGGCAAGATTTCATTGATAACGCCGTAACCGATACGCGCCGCCAGCAATAACTCATCCACCTGGTTGCCCTGAATATCTATGTCTATACGCCGCCCTCCGCCGAGGTTGCGGAATAATTGGCTTTGTGTGGCAAACGCCATGGTATCGGGAAAACCGGCGAGCAATTCACTGTTGACGATTTGCACAACTTTTTGGATGTCATCGGCATTTTCACCGCGTCCACCCATAAAGCCAAAGCTGCCGAAGAACCCCATCCAGCTATGGGCAATTTTCGGTTGTTTTTCTCCTTTGAGATAAGGCATCAGCCTCTGGTTTATCTTATCACTGAGCTCAATACGGGCCGCCGGATAACTCAGGCCCGGCGGCGGCATAATAAAGGCCTGGAACTGGTTTTGGTTGCCTTTGGGCAGGTAATCGACTTTAGGGAATATCAGGTAGCTGCCGGCGATAGAAAAAAACAATAACCCCAAGATCCAGGCATAACGCCTGGCCGGGGTGGCGGTGAGCAGCATCACGGTTTGAGTGATACGATGCCACCAGTGGCTATGGGGATCGACTGTTGATACCCGGGTCAGTAACTTGCGCGCGGCGGTGGGTAAAACCGTGACGGCAATCACCAGGGAGGCAAAGATGGCTACCGCTATGGTAATGGCCAGATCGGCAAATAGCTGGCCCGAGACTTCTTCGAGAAAGGCGATGGGCAGAAAAATGGCTATTGTGGTGATGGTGGAGGCAAGCAAGGCTCCCCAAACCTGGCTGGCCCCCTGCAATGAGGCCTTCTCCGGCGGCAGTCCCTGCTCCCGTAAACGCACGATATTTTCCAGTACTACGATGGCGGCATCCAGGACCATGCCGACGGCAAAAGCCAGCCCCGCCATGGAAATGATATTCAGGCTGCGGCCGCTGGCAAACATAACGATAACCGTGATGATGATGGAGATGGGAATGGCGACGGCGACAATCAAGGTGGCGCGAAACTTACGTAAAAACCACCACAGGACACTGATGGCGAGCAGGATCCCCAGCAGCAGGTTGTTCTGGACCAGGGTCATGGAGCGGCCGATATAGACAGTTTCATCATACATCTGGATGAGTTCCAGGCCTTCGCGTTTCAGCGGCCCCTGGTTGAGTTCAGTTAATGCCGCTTTAAGGCCATGCATGACCTGGATAACGTTCACCCCTTGTTCGGCCTGGGCATTCATGGCTATCGCCGGTTCGCCGTCCAGGGTTAATATCCCGGTTCTGTCGGCGAAAGTCATCTCAACCCGGGCGACATCCCTGAGCAATATCGGCCGGCCGTCGCGCCACTCCAGCACCATTTCTTCGAGCTGTTTGATACCATATTTTCCTGAAAATCTCAGGGTGTATTTTCGCCTGCCGATGTCATTAAAACCGCCTGAGCTGTCGGTATTGCCGGCTAATTTCACGGCCAGATCAGGTATGTTTAATCCTAAAGCCGCTGTTTTATAGGGATTGAAGGAAACTCTTAATTCGCTGGACAGACCGCCGAAGGCATTGGTTTGCGAGATGCCTGCAACCCGTTCCAGCCGGCTTTGTATCACTTCTTCGACATAATCCTGGTAAAAGGCGATATCCCGGTTATTGCCGGGCAGGGGTTTAAGGGCAAACCAGGCTATGGCGGTAAAAGTACTGCTGCCGCCGACGGCAATTACAGGTTCATCGGCATCGGGCGGATAGCTGGGCACCTGGTTTAAGGCATTCATTACATCAATTAATGCCCGCTCCAGATTGACGCCGGTGCGGTAGCGCAAGGTGATACTGCCGTTACCCTGGCCCGAGTCTGACTCAAGGGAGAGCAGGCCTTGCAAGCCTTTTAATACATCTTCCTGGCGTTCGATGATCTCTGCTTCCATTTCTTCGGGGGCGGCGCTGCGCCAGTTGGTGGAAATAGTGATTTTCGGCTGGCTGATATCCGGGGTCAGCTGTACCGGTAGCTTGAACAGGCTGATGCCGCCGAATAAGGCGGCGAGCAGGATGCCGACCACGACAGCCGTGGGGTTTTTCAGGGAAAGGGCGGTTAGCTTCATGGCGGTAAGCCTATTGTCCGGAAATTAATTCTTGGTTGTTTTTGTTAATTTTTACTGCCTGACCGGGGTTGAGGCGCTCGGCCCCGCGGATCACTATATTATCCCCTTCCCTGACATCGCCTATCACC
It includes:
- a CDS encoding M16 family metallopeptidase codes for the protein MKPFLKGILLTITLLTSGTQAATTAEDIKTFTLKNGMKIMVLPDNSIPNANMYLFWRVGSRNEYPGITGLSHFFEHMMFNGAKKYGPKMFDRTMEAAGGSNNAYTTENLTVYSNWFPTQAMETIFALEADRIADLAIDQAMVESERSVVSSERTTGLENSNFDTLWQEVKGAAFRAHPYSWPVIGHASDIENWSIADLKQYYKTYYAPNNAVVVISGDVDVNEVKALAKKYFAAIPAQPAPKEIHTTEPKQTGERRVYAEKASVTTDNIMLAYHVPNSRHRDFYALDILSDILATGKSSRLYHALVNEQQFASDVFTYFPKSLDANLFYLYGVAAKDIDVATLEKAMIKEVNDIIRHGINNRELQKVKNRKLVDFYRTMSTIDGKSDSIGSYELYFGDYRKLFSAPQEYNQVTAEDIQRVAKTYLVKANRTVGILSSQKDCLADDI
- a CDS encoding DEAD/DEAH box helicase; this encodes MSFSSLGLSDPILKAVTEQGYETPSPIQQQAIPAVIQGKDVMAAAQTGTGKTAGFTLPLLQRLSKGEQAKANNVRALVLTPTRELAAQVSDSISTYGKYLPLRSTVVFGGVKINPQMMRLRQGVDILVATPGRLLDLYNQNAVRFSQLEVLILDEADRMLDMGFIRDIKKILALLPKQRQNLLFSATFSEEIRDLAKGLVHNPVEISVTPRNTTAEKITQWVSAVDKKRKPALLTHLIKENQWQQVLVFTKTKHGANKLTRHLEAEGIKAAAIHGNKSQGARTKALAAFKDKSIEVLVATDIAARGIDIDLLPQVVNFELPNVPEDYVHRIGRTGRAGSSGQAVSLVCADEHKLLCDIERLIQQIIPRKVIDGYVPVNELPESRALRPNKPKKPKKPKKPKVEHKDGQRSGENARGHKPASGRHGDNNAANRRSSGNKRPENKGNSNKAGGNRRKPV
- a CDS encoding efflux RND transporter permease subunit; the encoded protein is MKLTALSLKNPTAVVVGILLAALFGGISLFKLPVQLTPDISQPKITISTNWRSAAPEEMEAEIIERQEDVLKGLQGLLSLESDSGQGNGSITLRYRTGVNLERALIDVMNALNQVPSYPPDADEPVIAVGGSSTFTAIAWFALKPLPGNNRDIAFYQDYVEEVIQSRLERVAGISQTNAFGGLSSELRVSFNPYKTAALGLNIPDLAVKLAGNTDSSGGFNDIGRRKYTLRFSGKYGIKQLEEMVLEWRDGRPILLRDVARVEMTFADRTGILTLDGEPAIAMNAQAEQGVNVIQVMHGLKAALTELNQGPLKREGLELIQMYDETVYIGRSMTLVQNNLLLGILLAISVLWWFLRKFRATLIVAVAIPISIIITVIVMFASGRSLNIISMAGLAFAVGMVLDAAIVVLENIVRLREQGLPPEKASLQGASQVWGALLASTITTIAIFLPIAFLEEVSGQLFADLAITIAVAIFASLVIAVTVLPTAARKLLTRVSTVDPHSHWWHRITQTVMLLTATPARRYAWILGLLFFSIAGSYLIFPKVDYLPKGNQNQFQAFIMPPPGLSYPAARIELSDKINQRLMPYLKGEKQPKIAHSWMGFFGSFGFMGGRGENADDIQKVVQIVNSELLAGFPDTMAFATQSQLFRNLGGGRRIDIDIQGNQVDELLLAARIGYGVINEILPGAQIRPVPGLTLAEPELRLLPDERRVAEAGWTRQQVSAISRALGTGLYVGDFFNGQKRLNVFLRSQQWQTPEELAALPLFTPQAGIQPVGELVELKRTAGPSSIRRINRKRTITLQVTPPADLSLEEAIARLKSQAEPAILTRLTDNGAIAFRGSAEALTEALANMSQSFVLALVILYLLMSALFKSFKDSLLVVLTIPLATVGGLGLLQLTNLVIFQPLDLLTMIGFVILLGLVVNNAILLVYQTRSGEEEGLSRHRAVEQAVRLRLRPILMSTLTSICGMLPLLLIPGAGAELYRGIAAVIVGGMSISTLFTLLFLPSLLQLGKNSRPLKPLQTALPPGANPD
- a CDS encoding M16 family metallopeptidase, whose amino-acid sequence is MIKINTLLTLLLMLGSSKLFAAYQLPEYEKIILGNGLTLYLMSQHEVPLIDISLVVKTGAVNDGQQAGLSRLTIKNLAMGSQNLNKNQLESKLDFIGADLYNTSNLEFSQLGASFAAKDKELVLPILRDLAIKPKFDAGEFNHFKKRHLLEIEQNKESPKSVIDNYFNQLLFGPSGYGANAMGREASIAAITLADIKAYHHQWYQPKNAALVAVGDFSTKEMKKQLTDLFSSWQNHSPLAATPKTEIKPVKAAKVLLVNKEDAIESTFLIGGRGIRRSNPDLVGISVVNTILGGRFTSWLNDELRVNAGLTYGAGSDFTSYSRDGTFSIFTFTKTETTVAAIDLALKTYHRLWQQGIDEKTLASAKAYVKGQFPPRFETSSQLANLLVKMYGYGFDQSYINNFEQQVDSLTVDKARQLINKYFPRENLQFVVIGKADKIRDKIAKYGQLTEVGIKDPG
- the cobA gene encoding uroporphyrinogen-III C-methyltransferase, producing the protein MINSLNPDKQPFLAGEVALVGAGPGDPDLLTLQAYRFIQQAEVVIYDRLVSEAIMALLPRPCEKVYVGKKQADHRVPQEGINDLLVKHARRGKRVVRLKGGDPFVFGRGGEEALYLLEHKVAVHVVPGLTAASACTSYVGIPLTHRQVAQSCTFITGHLQQSGELDLPWQILNDAKQTLVFYMGVKSLDIIADKLVNAGRAPSTPAALIRKGTQADQQVIRGELSQLNKLVAAHNIRPPTLIVIGDVVDTFNEEYLKNLGYLSAS